The sequence CAGATTTTGCCAGCCATCAACTACCATAAGTCAATGAGTGATGTGAAGAACATGTTCCTCTCAGTTGGTTTCATGGGAGGTTTTGTGCAAAGACAGTTCGATGCCACCAAGCTCACTTTCAATAACCAGTATACCAATGGTCGCTATGATCCCTCTGTAGCCAGTGGTGAAGAAGGCAGACTGGCACTGCGTGGATATGGTTACTGGGATGCCGGTGCAGGTATTAGTTTCAACAGTACAATTGGTGAAGACGTCAATTATTATATAGGTGCGGCCATGTTTCACTTTACACGTCCAAGGGTGTCCTTTTATAAGGACAATAGTATTGTGATGGATCCAAAGTATACCTTCAATGCGGGTATTACCATTCCAATGGAAGACAGGTTGAAACTGATTGCGCAGTACAACCAGATTCATGAAGGGTCGTATTCGGAGTATAATGGAGGTGCCATTCTGGGTTATATGTTATATGACGAGGGTCTGGAAAGTACAAGGGGTATATACGGCGGATTGTTTGTGCGGTGGGGAGATGCGATCATTCCTACCATGCGCCTGGATATGGACAAGTACGAGATCAGTATGACATACGACTGTAATATTTCAAAACTGAAAACGGCGAGTCAGAGTTTTGGGGGATTTGAGCTGGCACTGGTATTCAAAGGGTTCCTGAATAGCAGGAACAGTACGTTGGATGCAGTGCATTGTCCAAGATTTTAATTCCCTTATTAATCCTTTACTATATTTGCCAGTCTAAAAAATATAAAATGAGCATTGCAATCGGCACAAAAGCACCAGCTTTTTCTCTGAATGATACTGAGAAGAAAAAAGTAACCCTGGAAGATTTCAAAGGACAGAATCTGGTTATCCTTTTCTTTCCATTGGCATTTACCAGTGTATGTACAGCAGAACTGTGCAGTGTAAGAGATACCCTGGCTACTTATAACAGTTTGAATACTGCGGTAGTAGGTATTTCTGTAGACTCTCCGTTCACCCTGGGTAAATTTAAGGCAGAGCAGAACCTGAACTTCCCATTGCTGTCTGACTTCAATAAGGAGGCATCCCAGGCTTATGGTGCTTATTATGACAACTTTGTACTGGACCTGAAAGGGGTATCCAAGAGAGCGGCTTTCGTAGTAGACAAAGAAGGTACTGTGAAGTATGCACAGGTGCTCGAGTCTGCTGGTGATCTGCCAGATTTTGAAGCAATAAAGAAAACACTGGCTGAGTTGCAATAAAAATTGCCCAAAAGCGTTAATTTTTGTTAAAAACTAATGGCAGTGCTTCCTTTTTGGCCTGCCATTTGTTATTTTTACAATGATAGAATTGGTAAAGTGGGTTCCGATGTGATAATAAATATATCTAATATAAAAGATAATTTTTATTGTGTCATCACCCGCTATTTCAGAACGAAAATTAATAGATATTCGAAAAAATCTTTATCTTTACGGGTATGTGGAAAACCTTTACTCTTTTACTTACATGCTTTATACTCCTGACGACCTTAGTTTCTAAGGCGCAGACGTATAAACCTGCTTCATCAGGTACTGATGGAGTGAGTAAAATTGTGAAGTTGTACCCTAATCCTGCATCCTCGAGAATTAATTTTGAATTACAGCATAATAACGAGCAGGTTTATGATCTTATTGTATTCAATTTTCTCGGAAAGATGGTAGGGCAGGTAAAGAATGTGAGTAACAAGACTACGGTGGAGCTGGATAACTATTATAGTGGGTTGTATATTTTCCAGTTGAGAGATAGGCAGGGGAACCTGATAGAGTCTGGAAAGTTCAATGTCGTCAAGTAATTTTAAAGATATTATATGAAAAAAGGCTGTCGTAAGACAGCCTTTTTTCATTGTACTTCTACTATTAAGAACTTCAGATAAGTTGTATTCTCAATATTCCATAATATCGGGTGATCCTGCGCCTGTGTCTGGAAGGTCACCTGTCTCAGTTTCTTCTTCGCATCTTTCGCAGCCATATCAATGATTTCCAGGAACATAGATGGCGGTACCAGGTTTGTACAAGACGCTGTAACCAGGAAACCACCCGGTTTCAGCAGCTTCATTCCTCTCAGGTTGATCTCTTTGTAACCCGTAATTGCCTTCTGGATATTCTCACGGCTTTTGGTAAATGCCGGTGGATCCAGGATCACCACATCAAACTTCTTCTCTTCCTTTGTCCATTGTTTCAGCACGTCAAATGCGTTGACTGCCTGGAACTTACATTTATCTTCGAGGTTATTCAGCTGGGCATTTTTGCGGGCAGTATTCACTGCATGCTCAGAAATATCCAGGCCTAATACGCTCTTTGCACCATAGTGGCCTGCATGACAGGAGAAAGTACCTGTATAACAGAACGCTTCCAGTACATCTGCATCTTTTACAATATGTTGTATAGCTCTGCGGTTATCCTGCTGATCCAGGAAGTAGCCGGTTTTCTGGCCATTTTCGATATCTACATGGAACTTTAATCCATTCTCATTAATAATGATGTTCGTATCAAAAGGAGCACTCAGGAAACCTTTCTGCTGTTGCATACCTTCCAGTTCTCTTACCGGCACATCGTTACGCTCATAGATTCCTTTTGGAGAGAAAATTCTGTTCAGGGCATCGACGATTGCACCTTTCCACTTTTCCATACCCAATGCCAGGGTTTGTAATACGAAGTAATCATTGAACTTATCTATGACAAGCGCCGGCATTTCGTCAGCTTCTCCAAACACTAAACGGCAGTTTTCCACATAACCCAGCTGCTGGCGGTATTTCCATGCCTTGAGCAATCGGCGGTAGAAGAACCCGGCATCGATCATCTCGTTTTTGTCACGGGTTAGCAGGCGAACCAGGATCTGAGATTGTGGGTTTATATACCCTCTACCCAGAAAGTGGCCCTGATGCGTGAATACATCCACAATATCGCCGGCATCTACCGGTCCCTGGATCTCTCCGACTTCGTTGCCAAAAATCCATGGATGTCCCTGCAGTACGCGATTCTGTATTTTTTTCTTTAAAAAAACTTTGGTCATTATCAATAGTTCGAAGGCGCAAAGGTAAAGAAAAGGAAGGCATCTTACATGGTTAATATAGAATGGAGAACGGACTCAACTTTCAAAATGACACCTTTATATAAGATGTTTGTCATTTTGGCGGCATTTGAGCGCTTGGCAAGTAAATTGTCTAACGTACATTTGTACATTTTAAGTTAATAAACGAAAACACTACCATATGCAGACAAACGGACAGGACACCGAAAACGGTAAAGGTATGCCAGATATTAATGCAGATGAGAACATGGCCGGCACTTCCCACCTTAACGATGCCTTGGCGGATGAAAGCGAATTCGACAAGAAACAACAGGAGCTGGATGAGATGAAGGACAAGTATCTCCGTCTGGTTGCTGAGTTTGACAACTTTAGAAAACGCACTGCCAAAGAAAGGATCGAGTTGATGCAGACTGCCAACAAGGAAACGATCATTTCCCTGCTGGATGTACTGGATGACAGTGAACGCGCCACCAAACAGCTGGAAAACACCACCGACATTACTGCCATTAAAGAAGGCGTTATGCTGGTTTTCAATAAATTGAAATCAACACTACAAGCCAAAGGCCTGAAACCTATGGAGAATTTGCACACTGAATTCAATGCAGATCTTCACGACGCTATCACAGAAATACCTGCACCTACAGAAGAACTGAAAGGGAAAGTACTGGATGAGTTGCAAAAAGGCTACATGCTGAATGACAAATTGATCCGTCATGCAAAGGTTATTGTAGGGAAATAAAGTGACTTTCTGACAGAATAGTTTTTCTTTAACCATGCCGGCGAAACGCCGGCTATAGTGCGATATATGTCTACCAAACGAGATTATTACGAAATACTGGGCGTCGCCAAGTCTGCCTCCCAGGATGAAATTAAAAAGGCATACCGTAAGGTAGCTATGCAGTACCATCCTGACCGCAATCCCAACAATAAGGAAGCAGAAGAAAAATTTAAAGAGGCAGCTGAAGCCTACGAGGCATTGAGCGATGCGGACAAGCGTGCCCAGTATGACCGTTTTGGTCACGCGGGTATGGGTAATCGCGGTGGCGGTTACGGTGGCGGTAACATGAACATGGATGATATCTTCTCCAATTTCGGAGACATTTTCGGAGACGATATCTTTGGCAGCTTCTTCGGTGGTAACCGTGCCGGCGGCGGTGCTGGCAGACGTGGCAGAGGTACACGTGGTTCCAATCTTCGTATTAAGATCCGCATGACCTATGAAGAGATCGCCAAAGGTGCCAATAAAAAGATCAAGGTTAAAAAACATGTACCCTGTCAGCATTGTGGCGGATTGGGTGCGAAAGATAAAAACGCTTTCCAGACCTGTAATACCTGTCATGGGTCCGGTCAGGTAAGAAAAGTAACCCAGACTTTCCTGGGGCAGATGCAGACAGTAGCTACCTGTCCAACCTGTCATGGCGAAGGCCAGATCATTACCAGCAAATGCGGACACTGTAAAGGTGAAGGCCGTATGTATGGTGAAGAAATGGTAAGCATCGACATTCCGGCAGGCGTACAGGAAGGTATGCAGCTGAGCATGAGCGGTAAAGGTAATGCCGGTGAAAGAGGGGGTGCTCCCGGGGATCTGCTGATCCTCATTGAAGAGGAACCACATCCGGAACTGCAAAGGGATGGGCTGAATGTAGCCTTTGACCTGTACATTTCCTTCCCTGATGCGGTGTTTGGTACTTCGGTAGAGGTGCCGACCATCGATGGTAAGGCAAAGATCAAGATCCCGGCTGGTACACAATCCGGTAAGGTATTCAGGTTAAAAGGTAAAGGGTTCCCTTCCGTGAATTCTTATGAGAAAGGCGATCAGCTGATCCATGTGAATGTATGGACACCTCAGCAGGTGAACAGTGAGGAGAAAACTTTCCTGGAAAAGGTACAGAGTTCAGACAACTTCCAGCCGAAGCCGGATAAGTCTGAGAAAGGCTTCTTTGAAAAAGTAAGAGACATTTTTAGCTAAGGTTATAGCTTGTGGCAGGTGACCTGCCCGGCCCGAAAAATCCGTTGATCGCTATGTGATCAACGGATTTTTCGCTTTTTAGCCATAATTTTACTCCCCATGTTCGATCCTTCCAAATTACAAATGCTAGAAAACCGGTTGGTAAAGGTTTATCGCCATATTGGTAAAATCGCCCGCCGCCAGAACATCACCTGTTACAGGGTGTATGATGATGATATCAATGAATTTCCATTCAGTGTGGATCGCTATGACGATCATATCTATGTGGCAGAATACGA is a genomic window of Chitinophaga sp. LS1 containing:
- a CDS encoding PorP/SprF family type IX secretion system membrane protein, producing MRRTCRKLFVALCLCLSSRLMAQDIHLSQFYETPILRNPALIGIFNGDYRVQAVYRNQWNSVTIPYQTGAVSGELKFPVGRGEDFLTTGAQFTYDRAGTARLQSVQILPAINYHKSMSDVKNMFLSVGFMGGFVQRQFDATKLTFNNQYTNGRYDPSVASGEEGRLALRGYGYWDAGAGISFNSTIGEDVNYYIGAAMFHFTRPRVSFYKDNSIVMDPKYTFNAGITIPMEDRLKLIAQYNQIHEGSYSEYNGGAILGYMLYDEGLESTRGIYGGLFVRWGDAIIPTMRLDMDKYEISMTYDCNISKLKTASQSFGGFELALVFKGFLNSRNSTLDAVHCPRF
- a CDS encoding redoxin domain-containing protein; the protein is MSIAIGTKAPAFSLNDTEKKKVTLEDFKGQNLVILFFPLAFTSVCTAELCSVRDTLATYNSLNTAVVGISVDSPFTLGKFKAEQNLNFPLLSDFNKEASQAYGAYYDNFVLDLKGVSKRAAFVVDKEGTVKYAQVLESAGDLPDFEAIKKTLAELQ
- a CDS encoding T9SS type A sorting domain-containing protein, whose translation is MWKTFTLLLTCFILLTTLVSKAQTYKPASSGTDGVSKIVKLYPNPASSRINFELQHNNEQVYDLIVFNFLGKMVGQVKNVSNKTTVELDNYYSGLYIFQLRDRQGNLIESGKFNVVK
- a CDS encoding class I SAM-dependent rRNA methyltransferase; protein product: MTKVFLKKKIQNRVLQGHPWIFGNEVGEIQGPVDAGDIVDVFTHQGHFLGRGYINPQSQILVRLLTRDKNEMIDAGFFYRRLLKAWKYRQQLGYVENCRLVFGEADEMPALVIDKFNDYFVLQTLALGMEKWKGAIVDALNRIFSPKGIYERNDVPVRELEGMQQQKGFLSAPFDTNIIINENGLKFHVDIENGQKTGYFLDQQDNRRAIQHIVKDADVLEAFCYTGTFSCHAGHYGAKSVLGLDISEHAVNTARKNAQLNNLEDKCKFQAVNAFDVLKQWTKEEKKFDVVILDPPAFTKSRENIQKAITGYKEINLRGMKLLKPGGFLVTASCTNLVPPSMFLEIIDMAAKDAKKKLRQVTFQTQAQDHPILWNIENTTYLKFLIVEVQ
- a CDS encoding nucleotide exchange factor GrpE, encoding MQTNGQDTENGKGMPDINADENMAGTSHLNDALADESEFDKKQQELDEMKDKYLRLVAEFDNFRKRTAKERIELMQTANKETIISLLDVLDDSERATKQLENTTDITAIKEGVMLVFNKLKSTLQAKGLKPMENLHTEFNADLHDAITEIPAPTEELKGKVLDELQKGYMLNDKLIRHAKVIVGK
- the dnaJ gene encoding molecular chaperone DnaJ, which codes for MSTKRDYYEILGVAKSASQDEIKKAYRKVAMQYHPDRNPNNKEAEEKFKEAAEAYEALSDADKRAQYDRFGHAGMGNRGGGYGGGNMNMDDIFSNFGDIFGDDIFGSFFGGNRAGGGAGRRGRGTRGSNLRIKIRMTYEEIAKGANKKIKVKKHVPCQHCGGLGAKDKNAFQTCNTCHGSGQVRKVTQTFLGQMQTVATCPTCHGEGQIITSKCGHCKGEGRMYGEEMVSIDIPAGVQEGMQLSMSGKGNAGERGGAPGDLLILIEEEPHPELQRDGLNVAFDLYISFPDAVFGTSVEVPTIDGKAKIKIPAGTQSGKVFRLKGKGFPSVNSYEKGDQLIHVNVWTPQQVNSEEKTFLEKVQSSDNFQPKPDKSEKGFFEKVRDIFS